The DNA region GCAGTATATTTTATTTGGTGTTTGATTGAAATATTTGAACAACGCAGGACATAACCAACCTTCCATATTTTTATCTTGCCAGCGATACCAATTGCCGCCATATTCTTGTTTGACAAAAACCAATTCGGCTTGATATCCTGGAAAAGGATTTTCGGAAAACAAAAGTTTGAATCCTTTATCCGCGTTCGGGATATTTTGCACGAGAAGATCTATCATTTGGGGGATGCCGCTGACAAATGGTTCGCGAATAAGTCCGACGCGATCGTCATCAAAAACCCAGGTATACTCATATCGATATGGAAAGATTACCATCATGGCGTTAGACATTAAATTTATCTCCTTATCAAGGTTGTATAAAGGTGGGCAATGCCCACCCTAATCGCGCCTACCTCTGAAAAAATTACGAGATTTTTTTGAGCCAGGTCGATCGACACCTCCAGGCGAATTGTTCCGCATTTCTAGAGGCGATAATTGCTCTTGCGTTCGCACGTCATCGGTATTAAGGATAGGATTTTCCGAGTCAAGGCGTCTGTTTTGCAGAATTTGAATTTCTCTCTCAAATTGCCGCCTTCCTTCTCTGAAGAAGTCTTCCGAACTCGATCGAAATAAACCATTTGTGACGCGCTGCGGAATGTCGATCGCTCTTGTCGGTAAAGTTACTAATAAAACTATTGGAAATGCCAGCGCTGTAGCTGTAGCGATCGTTGCAAAAATCTGGTTTTGAATTATTTTCATCTTTCAATACCATAAAAATTTTACGCTGTCAATTATATTATATGCTCTAAAATCATAAATGTTTGGGCAGATCCCCGACTTCTCCAAGAAGTCGGGGATCTCTGTGCTGCACTCAAATCGAAATTTAGATTCAATAGGCAGAAAGTAACCTAAAATGCTATTAAATTAGCAAAAGATGCCTCAATATGTGCCGATTGCTTGGTTATCTTGGCCCACCGATTCTGCTCGATTATATTTTATCCAAACCGGAGCATTCGCTGATCGAACAAAGCTACCAACCAAGAGAGATGACATCTGGGTTGTTGAATGCTGATGGGTTTGGTATTGGTTGGTATCACGCACAACGAGACACCGATCCTTTTACTTACAAAAATTTGCTGCCCATCTGGAACGATATTAACTTACCGAACCTCAGTCGCTATATCGAGTCGGGTTGCATTGTTGCCAATGTTCGTAGTGCCACTGCGGGACAAGCAGTAGATTTGAGTAATTGTCAGCCTTTTCGTAGCGATCGTTTGTTATTCACTCATAATGGCTTTATCGAAAATTTTCGCCATAGTTTATACAGACCGATACGCAGCCGACTGAGGGATGAAACTTACCAGGCGATTGATGGTTCTACAGATTCAGAACATATTTTCGCACTGCTGATTAACGAGTTGCTAGCTAACCCAGATATTAATTTAGAAAAAGCATTGCAAAATACGTTAATAACTTTGTCGGAGTTGGCGCAATTGCATCAAGTCAATATCTCTGCCAACATCATTGTTACGGATGGAAAGCAATTAGTTGCATCTCGCTTTGGTAGGGGGAAACCTGCACCTTCGCTTTATTGGTTGCGGGACGATCCAGCTTTTCCAAATGCGGTAATTATTGCTTCGGAACCTTTATTTGCTGGGAATTGGATCGGCTTTTCTGAAAATAGCGTTATTAGTGTGGGAGAAGACCTTGATATCCAAATCGATTCGTTCTGAACTAAGCCAGTCCAGTACCGCAGACGAACGGCGACAAGAAATTAAACAGGCGATGCAGCTTTGTCGTGCTGGTACTTTGGCGCTATTTGAAGATATCGATCGCACAACTTTTTCCCAACAACCGCATCCAGAATTTAGTCCTGTAGGTTGGCATTTAGGTCATATTGGCTACGCGGAGGCTTTGTGGTTGTTGGAACATTGTGCAAAATCGCAGTTACCTCCTCTTACCAAGGATGGAAAAATTATCCCCTATCGTCACTTGTTGGCAGCTGATGGTTTACTGAAGGGAGAACGGGTTAATTTACCGACACTTGCAGAAATTTGCGCTTATTTGGATACAGTAAGAAAAGAAGTTTTTGATTATTTGGAAAGAGCGCCTTTAGATGAGGAAGAACGTCTTTGGCGGTTTATCATTCAACATGAAAGCCAGCACAGCGAAATTATTTATTTCCTATTGCAATTGCAACGACGGTCATCGCTCAATCCTCAATTTTCAGAAACACAACTAATAACTGACAACGGACAACTAACAGAGACGATCGCAATTCCGGCGGGTGAGTTTGAGATGGGGAATGATACGATCGATGCTTTGGATAACGAACGCCCCTGTCATCGAGTTTACCTGGATACTTATCAGATCGATCGCTACCCGGTGACTTGCGGACAATATCGCTTGTTTATGGAAGCAGGAGGCTATCAAAATCGGCAATGGTGGACACCTGCGGGATGGGAATGGTTGCAAGCAAATCAATTTACACAACCGCTTTATTGGATAGAAGACTCAGCATGGGACGATCGTCCCGTTTGTGGCGTTAGCTGGTACGAAGCAGATGCCTTTGCGCGATTTGTGGGCAAGCGACTGCCAACAGAGGCAGAATGGGAAAAAGCGGCTAGTTGGGATGCAGCAGCCAATCGTCGGCGCACATATCCGTGGGGTGAGGAAAAACCGAACGCGCATCTATGCAATCACGACTGCATAAAACAGAAGCAACAAGGAAATTCCGCAATCCAAAATCCCACCACCCCAGTAACTGCTTACCCTGCCGGTCAAAGTGCATACGGTTTGTACGATACTCTGGGGAATGTCTGGGAATGGACATCTAGTTGGTTCGATGGTTACGAAGGTTTTGAGTACTATCCTTACCGGGGATATTCGCAAGTTTATTTCGATCGACAGCATCGAGTGCTGAAAGGTGGCAGTTGGGCCACCCGTCCTTGGGCATTGCGCTGTAGCTTTCGCAACTGGTATCACCCAGGTGTGCGGCAAATTTTGGCAGGATTTCGGTGTGCAATAGGTAGGGGTTAGGGGAAGAAGGGCGTTAGGGATTGTGATAGTTTTGAAACATCGGCACCATGAGTCATATCATATCCGGTAACATCGATCGCGTAAAAATATCCCTCTCTTATCTGCGTATATCTGCGTACATCTGCGGTAAAAATTTACTCCTCTATCCCAGCAGAAAATTTTCCGCATCACTCTTACACTATCGGCACAACCAGACAAGGATCTTAAGTCGCCTTTTGGTGGGAAAATACGGAAAGAACGGACGCGATTTGGAAACATCTTGCGCTGGTGCGATTTTATCGTGTGGTGCTTTGTGTTTCACTGATTTAGTCTGTTGTGCAAATCTTTTTTATTTGGCGTTATTGTAGCGTGCGCGAAGCGCGATCGCTCCCATACAAACGGAGGTTGAATGACGATATCTAAAACTGCAAGCGGTAAAGCTGCTTTTCCATACACGATCGAAAAACGCTTGCAGATAGAGTATCTACTCAGCGCCACGGCGCTTTCCCAACATAAACAGTCTGACGGTAGCGATGTTGTCTGGGGATTGACTCAGACTCCCAAAACTATACCGCCGCGATATTTTTATGACGATCCCGGTTCCCAATTATTTGAGCAAATCTGCGAGTTACCGGAATACTATCTCACACGCACAGAAGGTGCAATTTTGCAAGGGTGCGCTGCTGAAATTGCTCGACTGACGGGTGCGTGCGAAATTGTGGAACTGGGTAGCGGTAGTTCAACTAAAACCCGCATTCTACTTGATGCCTACAATAAATTAGGCTACCCCCTGGGCTATGTGCCGATCGACGTGAGTGCTGGCATCCTCGAAAGCAGTGCGAGGGAATTGTTGGCAGATTATCCATCGCTGGTTGTTCGAGCTTTGGTTAGCACTTACGAACTGGCGCTGGAAAGACTGGAAGCATCTCGCTTGGCGACGCGGATGATTTGTTTTTTGGGTAGCACGCTGGGTAATCTCAATCGAGAAGAGTGCGATCGCTTTTTATCCCAAATCGCCGATGCGCTCAATGTAGGGGAATATTTCTTGCTTGGCGTAGATCTGCAAAAGTCGGAATATCTGCTGAATGCAGCTTATAACGACAGTCAAGGTGTCACGGCAGCTTTTAATTTGAATATGCTGGAGCATCTGAACTGGCGTTTTGATGGCAATTTTGACAAAGCGCAATTTGAACACTGGGCTTTTTACAACAAATCTCAGTCTCAAATTGAAATGCACTTGCGGAGTGTGCGATCGCAAACTGTGCAATTACGCGCTCTCGACCTCACAGTTGAGTTTGAAAAAGGCGAAACAATTTTTACGGAAATTTCCCGCAAATTCGACCTCAACTCCATACAGAAGGAACTCCAGGGACACGATTTAGTACCTCTTCAGGTTTGGACTGACCCAAATCAGTGGTTTGGTGTCCTTCTTTGTCAGATGCAAAAGACAAAATCAGTCTCCGTTACTGCTTAAAAAGCAGGATTATTTTCTGGTTTTGTTGAGGCGCACAAATATGTGCGCCTTTCACGTTATTTTAAGAAATAAATACATTTTTTAACTTTGCTCTTGAGGTAAATAAACCAAAGGTAATTGTAGCCTGGGCACTCCCAGCCTACAATTTTGTCCATAGCTACACAGAAACCCGGTTTCTAGGCTGTACTTTAGGGAACTGAAATCCGTTATAAGCAATTGCTTAAAACTCAGATGCGAAAAGCGCTTGTTATGACATTTTAACAAAGTGTATGAAATTTTAGTATAATTACTGAGTAATTTTGCTTACAAAAGTGTTTTAATTATAATTGTAAGAAAAAATTAAAGGGTGGCTGATTATGTTAGCCAACTTAAAGCTGAGAAAGTTATTGTGGCTGGGGTATTCTTTACCGATTACCTTAATGATTGTAGAAAGCGTAATAATAGGGGTTGCTTCGGTTAGAGTATCTGAGGGTTTTGTTAAAATAGATAGAGCGGAAGAAGCGATCGTTCAAACAAATCAAATGGCTGTGTCATTGTTGATGATGGTGCGTGATTTTAGAGGGTTTCTTCTCTTCAAGCGACCAGATTTACTAAACACATTTGAAACCAACTGGCTATCATTCCAAAATGCTTCTGAAGCTGCCCAAAAAGTTGTCGATAAGCCAGAACAAAAAGAGCGTCTAACTAAAATGATTGTTCAGGGCAGGGAATGGAAAAATGACTTTGCTAATGGCGTAATTAAAATGGCAATGTCTGGCAAAAGGGAAGAAGGATTGGCAATAGTACTATCAGGAAAAGGGGTAATTAGGGTTGATAAGTTCGATAAACTGAACCGAGAATTTAGCGAGGCAGCAAGAGCAGAACTGAGGGCAACTCAAACAGAAGCAAAAAATACATTGAACTCTCTAGTTTTAATGGCAGTGGGAGGGGCATTTTTTTCTGCGATCCTGAATGCGATCGCAGCTTATTGGATATGCAAAAAAGTAGCCCAGAGTATAGATAGAGAAACAGAAGTGATAGTCAGCTGTGCAAGTGAATTGGCTGTGACAGTAGAACAGCAGGAACGTGCGAGCAGTCAACAGGTTGGTTCTGTGAACCAAACGACCGTCACAATGGATGAATTGGGCGTTTCTTCCCAACAATCCGCCAAACAAGCAGAATCTGCTGCTACTGGTGCCCGTGAGGCATTAAACCTAGCTTTAAAGGGCAGCAAATCAGTAGCATATAGTTTAGATGGGATGGCTAAACTAAAGGAAAAAGTGAGCGCGATCGCCGAGCAAATTTTACACTTGAGTCAGCAGACGAATCAAATCGGCGAAATCTCGCGTTTTGTCAGCGATATCGCCAATCAGACAAATATGCTAGCCCTAAATGCAACGGTAGAAGCGGTGCGGGCGGGAGAAAATGGTAAAGGGTTTGGAGTTGTGGCGGCGGAAATTCGCAAACTAGCAGATGAGAGTAAAAAATCCGCAGTAAAAATTAACATCCTTGTTGCTGATATTCAAAGTGCGATCGATTCAACAGCAATCGTCACGAATGAAGGTACTAAAACTGTAGAAGAAGGAGTCGAAGTTGCCAAAAGCACAGCAGAAGCCTTCACGGGAGTGATGAATGCGATCGACAGCGTTGCTTTAAACAACCAACAAATCTCGCTCAATATCAATCAGCAAGCAGTTGCCATAAATCAAGTTGCCGATGCTATGAATACAATTAACTCGGCAGCAAAGGAAACAACTGGCGGTATTTCTCAAGTAAGGCTGGGAATTCAAAAACTCGATGATAGCGCACGCAACCTTAAGGCAGTTGTTTAAGAGACAACGATCGCACAACTGCCGCCAACTTGGTATTGCCGGAGCGATCGGCGACAATAGAAATCTTAACTCGCATATCTCTGACATCTAGAATGAACACCATCAAATACCTCCTCTCGGAAGACCAAATGCCTACTGCCTGGTACAACATACAGGCAGATTTATCCACACCTTTACCCCCCGTTCTCCATCCCGGTACGGGTCAACCAATTACTCCCGATGACCTGATTCCGCTTTTTCCGATGAGTCTCATCGAACAGGAAGTCACTCAACAACGTTGGATTGAGATACCAGACGAAGTAAAATCTATCTACCGTCAATGGCGACCGACACCACTTTATCGCGCCCGCCGACTGGAAAAAGTCCTCGATACTCCCGCCAAGATTTACTACAAATACGAAGGTGTCAGCCCTGCCGGAAGTCACAAACCCAATACTGCCGTTGCACAAGCTTACTATAACAAGCAGGCAGGCGTAAAACGATTGAGTACGGAAACGGGAGCCGGACAGTGGGGTTCCTCGCTAGCGTTTGCGGGGGCATTGTTTGGGTTGGAAGTATTAGTTTATATGGTAAAAGTTAGCTATCACCAAAAGCCTTACCGCCGTGCGTTGATGGAAGCTTATGGAGCGAGAGTAGTTGCCAGTCCCAGTCAAGAAACTCAAGCTGGGCGATCGATCCTAGCATCGCACCCCAACAGTACCGGTAGTTTGGGCATTGCTATTAGTGAAGCGGTAGAAGTTGCTGCCCAAGATGACGGAACTAAGTATGCTTTGGGTAGCGTTCTTAACCACGTTTTGTTGCACCAAACCGTAATTGGCTTGGAAGCTTTAGCACAGTTAGAAATGGCTGGAGATTATCCAGATATTGTAGTTGGTTGTACGGGTGGGGGTAGCAACTTCGCTGGCATTGCTTTTCCGTTTCTGGGTGCAAAGCTGCGGGGTGAAAGAGATGTGGAGATTATTGCTGTCGAACCTGCGGCTTGTCCATCTCTGACTCGTGGCAAGTATGCTTATGATTTTGGCGATACGGCTCACTTAACTCCATTGGTAAAAATGCACACTTTGGGTAGCACGTTTGTACCGGAAGGCATTCATGCAGGTGGCTTACGGTATCACGGGATGGCTCCCCTGGTAAGTCATGTAGTGAATTTGGGATTGGCGAAACCGCGTGCGGAATATCAGTTAGGTTGTTTCGCGGCAGGGTTGACTTTTGCTCGTGCAGAAGGTATTTTACCCGCTCCCGAAGCCAATCATGCAGTGAAAGCAGCGATCGACGAGGCATTAAAATGCAAGGAGTCTGGGGAAAGTAAAGTGATTCTATTTAACCTTTGCGGTCACGGACACTTCGATATGCAAGCTTACATGGATTATCAAGCTGGAAAATTGGTAGATACTGAATACAGTGCGGAAGAAGTGGCGATGGCTCTTTCTGGATTACCCGTTGTTGGTTAAAACGAATGTTGGCTGATTTTTTGCCGCCTTCAGTTGTTAATTCTCATTCGACAAAATATTGAGGGAGATGAATTGCCGCATCAATTTGTCAAGGCTGCGGTTGCAAGACTAACGGATATTTTATCTTCGATTTAATGGATATTCGCACAAACTGCATAGCGTTAAAAATTTTTGGCAGTGTGGGCGATCGGATCGTACTCAAAACGTCGGTAATGATAGGTTTCACCATAAAGATTGAAACTAAAAGTTGGTTCTTCGCCAATTGCTTTGACGCTATGGATAGCATCACTGGTGAAACTGATAATATCACCCTCAAGCAATATGATTTCGCCGACCGATTCAATTCGATGGGGAAACTTGGCATCGGGGACGCGCCGCCAGATCGTGTTGCTTTCCTCTCCTTCCAGAATGGCAATAATCCCCCAATTTCCATGATTGTGAATGGTAGAAACGATTCCCGGTTGCGCGAGTGCGGTTTGCACCGTCAACGGGTAGCCAAGTTCGTCATACAGCATCAATGCCGGAATCCCGGTGTCCGAAGGTTCGGGTTTTTGAGTCCGAAGCCAGTAAGAGTTGGTAATCAGCCGCCGCACGATTAACCGTAATGCTGCCAAACACTCAATTTCGTCGTAGCCTTGGTTGAGTACATCTTCCACTTCGGTGAGAAATCGGTGCAGGTAGTAGGGAGTCCGCAACAGATCCCACTCTTTTGCGGGTTTGCATACCTGCCAATTTCCATCTCCAGTTACCAAAAAATCGCGGTTTTTCATATAAATAGCCTACCCTGTCTCACAATCGGGATATTCATCGGTAATGGCAAGTGCTTGATTTATGCAACCATTCGCCAGTTCCAGATTATCTTCATCAGCAGATGCCAGCAGTAGCAATTTGAACAGTTTCAGAGAGTTGTAGAGTTTGTTGTTTGCGGTGCGATCGCCCTGAATTACAATTCCTCGGTTTCAAAAGACATCTCCAAAAATTCTTGTGGGGTAGGCATCCTGCCTACCCTTTGAGATTCTTTTGGAGGAGATGTCTAAAGCCAATTACCAACTAAAACAAAAGGTGACCAAAAAAATGGATGATTGTAGGAGGGATGTCGCAGTAAATTTAATTGAGCTTGGCGCAAAGCATTGGCTTTGCTGGAAGGAGTGTTTGTTAGTTGCCGATAAAACTCTATCATTAGTTGGGCTGTTGATTCATCCCTGACAGACCACAGGGTAGCAAGGGTACTTCGCGCTCCCGATCGCAAAGCAACGCCTGCCAAACCCAAGGTAGCTCGCAAGTCACCATTAGCGGTTTGACAAGCGCTCAATACCAATAGTTCGATCGGATCTTTTTCGCTTCTTCCTCGGATTTGAAGTAGCTCGTCTAGTTCCTTAACGTTAATCCGTCCATCCCAAGTTAAAAGAAATGTTTCTTCCGGATTGGAACTAAACTGACCGTGAGTAGCGAGATGTACAACCCGAAAAGGTTTGGCTTCGATTTGATTTTTTAAAGCTGTGCGAGTGAATTGTTTGTTTAATAAAAGTTTAGAAACATTTATTTCTAAGGCTATTTGCTTGACTTCATGGGCTACAGATGGTAAAGCAGAAAACCCTTGTCTAGCTTCAGTTAGTCCTGCTGTTAAGGCATTGAGTTGTTCTTTATTGAGTGTTTGTGGCTCTAGCAGTTGCAATCCGGAGCTGAGAACAACTGCGTATTGTTCGATCAGATATTGCTTACCATCGTAAAGAGCCGCCATCGGAATATTCCGCAATAATCCATCAGGGATAAATATTAAAGTTTTAATATTGTGAGTCTTCAAATCGGTTTTGGCAGGTTGAATCAGCCAATTAAAAACTTCCTGAGCGTAACGCAGGCGTTCTTTGTCGGAAAATTCGGGATTCAGGGATGAATAGAGCTGCTTTAAAGTTTTTTCCATTTCTGCTTTAGGTATTTTGGTAGCGTAGTGTCGTAGCGGTCGATCGGGAATGGAAAGAATCACTTCTATGCGATCGGCCAAAATGATGGGATAAATTACAGCAGCTGTAGGGTCGATTTGGTCAATTTGTACGGGATTTGCATCCAGGCAAGCATCTTGGAAAAAATTATCGAGTTCTGCTAATTGTAGTGCTTCTATGACTTGACGAGCCGTTTTGAGGTCGTCTTGAGTCGCGTTTTCTTGTAGCAAAAGGTCTACGAATTCCCGATGAATTGGTTCGACATTTTTGGTAAAGTTAAGCTGAATATCGGAGTCGATACCGATCAGGTCGCTTCGTAAAGCTTGGAGTGCTTTAAAGGCTTCTTGATAAGCAGCGATCGCTTCTTCCCGTTTGCCTTGCTGCTTGAGTAAATGACCGACTTGCCAAGCAGTGCGAGCTATTAATTCGTTCGAGTTTGTCTGTTTTGCAATGTAGAAAGCCTGTTGTGCAAGTGTTTGTGCTTCTTTTGTTTGCTCTTGTTGTGCGTACAGCTGGCTGAGTCGATCGAGTGCATAAGCTTCCGCAGTAGAGTCTTGCAGTTGGCGGGATAACTGTACGGCTGTACCCAAACTGGTAGCAATCTCCTGCAAGAATTTTGCTGGCAGAGTTTTTGGCTCTCGAACTGCCAATTTCATTAAACTTTCTGCAAAATTGACGCGAATGTAAATAGCTTGACGACCGACGGTCAGGCTGGCAATTTTAGATTCAATCTCAGGTAAAAGGGCGATCGCTTCTTCTGTTTTGTTTTCTTCTACCCTTAAACTGAATAGGTTAACGAGAGCTTGAGTTTGTAATAAAGGATTGCTACTGATTTGGGCTGCTTTTTGATAGTAATCTAAAGCTACTCTGGGTTCTCCGTATTCCCTGGCGACGTTACCTATATCGAGGAATGTAGCAGATCGATCGTTATCGTTTCCGGTACTCCGACTTACTGCTAAACTTTGTTTTAGCACTTCATAAGACTGTCGCAGATCGCCGATTAATTGTAGAGCGATTCCTAAACTCCGCAATCCGCTTGCTTTCAATTTGTTATCTGGTTGAGTTTGAATTTCTTGTAAATTTTCTTGCAAAATAGAGCGAGCCTGTCGGTGATTTCCTAATATTCGTAGTGCTTGGGCTTGATTGATGCTACTGCCGATAATACCTGTTTGATTTGCTGCTTGTTTGTAGGCAGATTCTGCTTGTATCCAAGTATCTAAAGCTGCTTGAGTTTGTCCTGTCTTTATTTGTAAATTTCCCTGGGCGTTAAGGGCTTGTCCCAGTAAAGATAAGCCTTGTCGGTTGAGTTTACCCTGACTTTTGAGCAATTGCAGGCTGCGATCGACTGCGGCGCGAGAAAGTTGGGCTTGTCCCAGGTCTTGATAAGCTAAAGATAAATAGTTTAATACGGAGACTTGAGGGAGAATAGCACTTTCAGCTTCAAAAGCTTTGGCGGCTTGTTGCCAAAGGGCGATCGCATCTTGATAGCGTCCGGCTTGATAGAGTTCTCTTCCCTGTTCTACAAGTTGTCTGGGTGCTGAAGTTTGCTGTGCGATCGGGACTCTATCGTTAGGATAAGTAACGTAGGGAAACATTACCGTTACTGAAAATAGAGCCAAGCATCCCAATCCGATATTCCAGAAAGATCGCAATAAGCTTTTTTTCAAATTCATTGTTGGTTTATAGTGTATGGCAGTTTTAGTGTAATTATAAATTTACCATAGTATTCAGGGAATCATTTGGGTAGGACAATTATAAATTCTGTCCCTTGGCCATATACGGAATTAAAAGTGATTTTTCCACCGTGTTTATCTTCTATAATTTGACGGGAGATAAATAAACCCAAACCCGTACCCTGCCCGACACTTTTAGTAGTAAATAAATGGTCGAAAGCTCTTTGTTTGACTTCAGGAGTCATCCCAATTCCATTATCTGCTATTTTAATAGTGACTGAATTAGTATTTGGCTCTATTCCCGTGGAAATAGTGATTCTACTAGGGTGAGTTTGCATCCCTACAAAAGTGCGATCGCGATGGGATTCTTCTAAAGCATCGATCGCATTAGCTAGCAAATTCATAAAAACTTGATTAAGTTGTCCGGGATAACATTTAATTTCTGGTAAAATGCCATAGTTTTTGATTACTTCAATGGCAGAGTGCTGCGACTTTGCTTTCAGTCGATGCTTGAGAATTAGTAAAGTACTATCCAGCCCATCATGAATATTAAAAGTGACTTTCGTATCGGTATCAGATCTGGAAAAAGTTCGCATCGATTGACTGATTTCCTCGATCCGATTAGTTCCTTCCTGCATCGAAAGGAGCATCTGGGGAAAGTCTTCTAGTAAATAATCCAATTCAATCGCGTCTATTTCTTTGAGAATTTCTGGAGCGGGATTGGGATAGTATTTTTGATAAAGTTTGATGACGTTAATTAAATTATGAGTGTACTCGTTAGCGTGTTTTAAATTTCCAACTATAAAGCCAACAGGGTTATTAATTTCATGCGCTATACCTGCTACTAGCTGACCTAAAGAAGACATTTTTTCATGCAGTACTAAATGTGCTTGAGCCTTCTTAAGTTCAGCAGTACGTTCTTCAACTTTTTTTTCTAAAGAAGCATTTAATTCGTGCAGTTGTGCATTTTTTTCAGCCAATTCTTCTGTTAAAAAATGTAATTTTAGGTGCATCTTAATGCGAGCCAATACCTCTTCTTGCTGAAAAGGTTTAGTAATATAATCTACTCCTCCGAGTGAAAGACCTTTTACTTTATGTTCTGTATCTGCTAAAGCAGTCATAAAAATAACAGGAATTCTTTGAGTAGTAACATTTTCTTTGATGCGACGGCAAGTTTCAAAACCATCAATACCGGGCATCATCACGTCTAGCAAAATCAGGTCTGGAGTAACTTCAGCCAGTTTACCAAGTGCATTTTCACCATCTTTAGCAACAAGGACTTTAAATCCAGAACTTCTTAGAAAGTTAAATAAAACTTTTATATTAGTGGGATTATCGTCTACGACAAGAATCGTGATATGTTCGCTGTTTTTCATATTTTTAAAGTTGAAAGAGAGAGGTAATTGGATAATAATTGAGTTACTTGTTGACTGGATAAAGGCTTAGAGAAGAAAAACCCTTGACCGAATTCACACCCTAAATCTTTCAATTTTTCCAATTGTTCGTTTGTTTCTATTCCTTCTGCTACTACATCCATATCTAAATTATGAGCTAAGGA from Aerosakkonema funiforme FACHB-1375 includes:
- a CDS encoding hybrid sensor histidine kinase/response regulator, with amino-acid sequence MKNSEHITILVVDDNPTNIKVLFNFLRSSGFKVLVAKDGENALGKLAEVTPDLILLDVMMPGIDGFETCRRIKENVTTQRIPVIFMTALADTEHKVKGLSLGGVDYITKPFQQEEVLARIKMHLKLHFLTEELAEKNAQLHELNASLEKKVEERTAELKKAQAHLVLHEKMSSLGQLVAGIAHEINNPVGFIVGNLKHANEYTHNLINVIKLYQKYYPNPAPEILKEIDAIELDYLLEDFPQMLLSMQEGTNRIEEISQSMRTFSRSDTDTKVTFNIHDGLDSTLLILKHRLKAKSQHSAIEVIKNYGILPEIKCYPGQLNQVFMNLLANAIDALEESHRDRTFVGMQTHPSRITISTGIEPNTNSVTIKIADNGIGMTPEVKQRAFDHLFTTKSVGQGTGLGLFISRQIIEDKHGGKITFNSVYGQGTEFIIVLPK
- a CDS encoding CHAT domain-containing protein — protein: MNLKKSLLRSFWNIGLGCLALFSVTVMFPYVTYPNDRVPIAQQTSAPRQLVEQGRELYQAGRYQDAIALWQQAAKAFEAESAILPQVSVLNYLSLAYQDLGQAQLSRAAVDRSLQLLKSQGKLNRQGLSLLGQALNAQGNLQIKTGQTQAALDTWIQAESAYKQAANQTGIIGSSINQAQALRILGNHRQARSILQENLQEIQTQPDNKLKASGLRSLGIALQLIGDLRQSYEVLKQSLAVSRSTGNDNDRSATFLDIGNVAREYGEPRVALDYYQKAAQISSNPLLQTQALVNLFSLRVEENKTEEAIALLPEIESKIASLTVGRQAIYIRVNFAESLMKLAVREPKTLPAKFLQEIATSLGTAVQLSRQLQDSTAEAYALDRLSQLYAQQEQTKEAQTLAQQAFYIAKQTNSNELIARTAWQVGHLLKQQGKREEAIAAYQEAFKALQALRSDLIGIDSDIQLNFTKNVEPIHREFVDLLLQENATQDDLKTARQVIEALQLAELDNFFQDACLDANPVQIDQIDPTAAVIYPIILADRIEVILSIPDRPLRHYATKIPKAEMEKTLKQLYSSLNPEFSDKERLRYAQEVFNWLIQPAKTDLKTHNIKTLIFIPDGLLRNIPMAALYDGKQYLIEQYAVVLSSGLQLLEPQTLNKEQLNALTAGLTEARQGFSALPSVAHEVKQIALEINVSKLLLNKQFTRTALKNQIEAKPFRVVHLATHGQFSSNPEETFLLTWDGRINVKELDELLQIRGRSEKDPIELLVLSACQTANGDLRATLGLAGVALRSGARSTLATLWSVRDESTAQLMIEFYRQLTNTPSSKANALRQAQLNLLRHPSYNHPFFWSPFVLVGNWL